AGTTTGCTTCAACATGCATGACATCCTTTAAGAAAGGCGTTAAATATGCATATAGTGTTAAATGACCCGTTAAAAATAAAAAGGATGTTAACTGTGCACTTACAATTTTTTTATCTTTTAAAGTAGCAAGTTGTTCTTTTATTGATAATACCGATGTCGGTGGTACTTTCGTTAAGAACAATGAAATACAAGCAATAGCCATAACTGTTAATATCGAAATTAATACAAATGGCGCACGCCATCCGTATGCATTTCCGAGCACAAGACCGAGCGGTACTCCAAGTACGAGTGATCCGCTAATCCCCATAAAAATGATTCCAATTGCACGCGCACGAAAATGCGGTTCCACTACACTAGAAGCAAGTGTTACCGATAGTGCAATAATTAATGAACCACTTGCCGCACAAATAACCCTTGAGAACATTAACATTCCGTAATTTACACTAAATGCCGAAATGATATTTCCGATTAAGAAAATCGATAATGCTCCAACATACAATGTTTTTCTTTCAAACTTCCCTGTCACAGCTAATAAAACTGGACCTGACAAAGCAAATACTACCGAAAATATTGTGATAAGCTGACCAGCTGCGCTAATAGATACTCCTAAATCATTGGCAACTAAATCGAGCGTTCCTCCTATAATTAACTCAACCGTTCCGACTACGAAAGCCGCGATAGCTAAAATATAAACACGAAAATTCAAGTCTTTCCCCACGCTTTCTATTTTGGTTACTACGACTATAGTAACCAAAATAGAAAGTGGACGCAAGTATAATTTTTTTGCAGTAAAAAAGGTAGGCGTATTATACGCCTACCCTTCCATCATTCTGTTTCTTTCTTCTTATTCAAGTACCAATACACCGGAAGTCCCGTAAATACAATTCCAATTGATAAAAAACAACTTACTGGATCGTTAATAATCGCACTACCGATTACAAAAAGTGAACCTAAAATCGCAACAATTGGTACGATTGGGAATAACGGTACACTATATGCACGCTCTTTATTCTTATTACGTTTTCTTAAAATGAAGACACCAATAAACGTCATCACATAGAAAATATAAATAATGAATACGGAAATCTCAGATAGCTTATTTGGATCACTAATAATCATTAAAATAATTCCTAAAATGATTTCAACAGTAATCGCATTTGCTGGTGTTTTAAATCTTGGACTTTCCTTTGCAATAAACTTAGCAAATGGAAGTTGTCCACGTTCTGCCATCGACATCGGGATACGTGGGAACGTTAAAATCTTTCCATTTAAACAACCGAAAATAGAAACGATAATACCGATACTAATAATTTTCCCGCCATATTCTCCAAGTAGCATGCCGGCAGCTGTCGCTGTTGCATTTTCTCCAAGGTCTACAATTTTCGCTGCTGGTAATACATTTAATAACGCCAAGTTAATTAATACGTATGCAGCTGTTACAATTAAAATCCCAACTGTCATTGCTTTCGGTAATAACTTTGTTGGATTCTTCATTTCCCCGCCAATTGAAGCAAGTAAAATCCAGCCGTCATAAGCAAATAACGTTGCTAAAATTGCCATACCGATACTTTGATTTTCCGATATCGGCACAACTACGTTAAAGATATCGCTATTCCCTTTCCAAAAACCTAGCACAACAATTAACACAATCGGAATCATCTTCCCAATTGTCGTGATTGTTTGAACGATACCTCCGTATTTTGTTCCCATACTATTTACAACGCCAAGGAACACAACCGTTCCAATTGCGATTGGTAAATTCCATGCTTTATCTAAATAGAAAAAATTAATCATTAAAGAACTAAAGTATAAGCCTAATGTTCCGATAATAGCAGGTCCATAAACAATTGTTTGCATCCAACCTGATAAATATCCCCAAAAACTTCCGTAAATCTCCTCTAAATACGTATACAAACCACCATTTTTCGGGATTTGCGCTCCAATTTCAGCTACTGTTAAACCACTCGCTAGCGTCAATAGACCACCAATTACCCAAGCAAGAATGGCCATATTAGAACTTCCCGAGTAATCTAATACGCTCCCTGGCTTCATGAACACACCAGATCCAATAATCGTTCCTACTACGATAGAAAGTGCTACTGTTAAACCAATTTTGTTCTTCTCATCATGATGCATGCTGCGTATCCTCCTTCCAATCCTAGTGTGATGCAAAAATGAAATAAAAAAACACTCCTCCCTAAAAAAGGGACGAGTGTTGTATTCGTGGTTCCACCCTTGTTTCAATTCGTAAAGTAACACACTTCACCAATTTCTCAAGTCTAAATAACGGTTTTTGCCGGCAAGCAATTACTAGATATTCGTTCACTGCTGCAGTTCAGAGGTGGTAATCTATTTTTCCGTATTAGGAAGCTCACAGCCAAAGGCTTCCCTCTCTGAGAATCGTAAAAAATTGATCGTGTCCTCATCATCACTTCTTGATGTCGAATTTTGTAGTTATTGTTCATTATATTGAATTGTTATAAAAAATCAATATATTTTTTATATAACATAAGAAAGAATTCTCTTCTTATATTATAACAGAAGATACAAAACTTCTCTATTTCCCTAAAAATGGTATAATCCATTTAGGAGGTGCATCAATAATGATTGCTGTCTTTTGTATCATCGCTACATGTCTCTCTGTTCTATTCGCTATCATGCATCGGCACAAGTATCCTGGTTATAGCATTTTAGCGGTAGCTATTATACCAGCTGGTTCCTTCTACGTATTGGGTAAATATCAATATACGGAAGTGTTTATCGGTTTTGCAATCTTCTACTGCGTCTTCGGATACATACTAACAATGAAAAGAATTTTATTGAATCATTAAAAGAGACCGATTTCTATAAGTAGAAATCGGTCCTCGCACGTACCTTCCGGTTGCCCCACGAAAGATACATAAATCCATTATTTATCTTCTTTTTTCATAAAAAAACTTGCCCCGTAAAAGCCCGATTGGTGAGGGCTAATAATCAGTGGAAATGCACCACTGATTAAAGTTTCACTTTATGATGCGGAAGATCCACATTTAATTCCTCTAATTGTTTCTTTTCATTGTCTAAAATCGCTTTTGCTTTTGTTTTCGTTGCTTCAACTAATCCCACAAAGATATCTTCATGCTTCTCTTTCTCTGGAAGTTTTACACTTAGTTTTGTTAATTCTTCTTTTGCTTGCTCATGCGTTAATTTTCCGGACTTTTCTTGTTCAAAAATAGACTTTGCTTTTTTCTTTGTTGCTTCATCTAAGTTAGCAAGCATGTCTTTACGCTTACCCTTCTCCGGCATGTTCACGCCTATCTTTGTTAATTCCTCTTTTGCTTGCTCATGCGTTAATTTTCCAGATTTCTTTTGCTCTAAAATCGACTTCACTTTTGCTTTCGCCTGTGCATCTAATCCTGCAAACATGTCTCCATGCTTACCTTTCTCCGGCATTTTCACACCTATCTTTGTTAATTCCTCTTTTGCTTGCTCATGCGTTAATTTTCCAGATTTCTCTTGCTCTAAAATTGACTTCGCTTTTTCTTTCGTTTGATCATCTAATCCTGCGAACATGTCTTTACGTTTTTCTTTCTCCGGAAGCTTTACACCTAGTTCCTCTAACTGTTTCTTTGTATCGTCCATAATTGTTTTTACTTTTTGTTTTGTAGCGTCATCCAAATCCTTTTTCGCCGTTTTTGCAGGCTGATCTGTTGCTGGAGTATTCGTTGCCGCGAATGCCGGAATACCGACTCCTCCAATGATTCCGAATGATAAAGCACCTGCAATCGCTAAATACCCAACTGTTTTCTTCTTCATAGGAAATTTCCTCCTTCATATTTCTAAAGCATGTACACTTTCGTATACATCACCTATAGTAATGTTGGTTCCTTAAAATTTCCTTAACGATTCAAATAAAAAACACCGCTCGTGATGAGCGGTGTTTCTCTATGCTTTTTGTAATTGTAACTCTTCACGTTCCATTATTTTTCTTAATACAATTGTTTGTGTCATTGTAAATAAGTTACCTGTTATCCAGTACAATACAAGTCCTGATGGCGCCGCAAACCCCATAAATAGAATCATTGCCGGCATCATAATTTGCTGCATCTTTAGCATCTGTACTTGTTCTCCAGGTGTAATATTAGATTGGAAAACTTTCATTTGAATAAATGTCGTTAACGCTGCAATAATCGGTAATATATGATATGGATCTGCATGTCCTAAGTTCACCCATAAAAACGAAGATGTGCGAATCTCTTCTGTTCGGCTAATCGCATAATACAAAGCAGAGAAAATCGGCATTTGTATAAAAATTGGCCAGCAACCAGCAAGTGGATTCCAACCGCCTGATTTCATTAGTTCTGACATTTCTTTTTGATACTGTTTTTGTTTTTCAAGATCTTTACTTACATCACCGTATTTTTTCTTTAGCTTCTGCAATTCAGGTTGCATTTTCTTCATTTTCGCTTGGCTGCGATATTGCGAAACAGCTAATGGAATCATGGCTGAACGAATAACGAGCGTCATGATAATGATGGCAATCCCAAAGCTAGCTCCAGATATATGATGCGCAACAAATTGAATCATAAACGAGATTGGATATACAAAATAATGATCCCAAATCCCAGTACTATGTGCATCAATTGGGGCCGCATTACTGCAACCAGATAAAACAAAAACAAGTAATAATGATAAACTAACGAGCACAGCTCGGTATGATTTTAACATGTTCATTCCTCCAATGTTTCGTAATTATTTAGCGAAACATTGGTGTATACGGACCGACCTCGTCATTCTCTTCACTTGATTCTTGTCTGCGTACAGAACGAATCATTCCATATTTATAAAAAATAGAAAATAGCGGTACATTTCCTGCACTATCTTCACATGTATCAACTAACGCAAAAGCTCTTTGTCTACCGCTCGATGCTTGCTGACGCACAAAGCGAGAAACGTTAGCAAGGAAGAAAACTTCTAATAAACAAAGTGCTGTCGTTACAAACGATATATATAGAATTGCATCCTGCAATAAAAATTCCATCGCTTCACATCCTTAATAAGGTCATTTTAGCACATTCGGCAAACATTCTCTATTTCCTTTTATTTTCAAAAAAAGCATTTTGCATATTTTCTCAAGAAAATAATAATTAAGAAACATTGTATTCGCTTTCTTTAGTATATTCACACACATCAATGAATAGGCTTGATTTATTAGAAATTTATAAAATTTTTGCATTATAATAAAACTATTGCCAGTTTTTGAAAAAACCTTTATTCTCTTCTTGTAATCAAAAATGAATATGGAGATGAAACATACTATGGGTCAACTAGGAGACGCCGATTACGTTCCCGACACCGCCTTTTTATCCTTCCCAGCAGCGAAAACATTTCACTTAGAATTTATAATACAGTTGGTTGTTATTTTTATAGCTTCTATTTTGTATGCAATTTCTATGAATATGTTTTTTATCCCGCATAATATGATTAGCGGTGGGTTCGCTGGTGTAGGGATGATTATCGGTTATTTAATGCACTACAATATCGGTGCACTTATCTTTTTACTAAACATTCCTCTTCTTATTTTAAGTCACTTTTACTTAGGCAAGAAGACAACCTTTTTAACAGCGTACTTTGTAGCTGTATCATCGTTAGCGATGAACATTATCCCGGTACACCAAGTTTCAGACGATATTTTACTTTCTTCTGTATTCGGTGGTGTTATCTGCGGAGCAGCTTCAGGAATTATATTCCGATTTGCTTCTTCAACAGGTGGTTTTGATGTTGTTGGATTGATTGTAGCGAAATATCGAGATGTTTCAATTGGAGCAATCATATTTGTATTCAACTTAATCTTACTTGTAGCAGCAGGTTTTATTTTCGGTTGGGATATTACACTTTATACGTTAATTAGTCGATTTGTAGTCAGCAAAGTTATCGACGCTGTGCATACGAAACATATTAAATTAACGATAATGACTATTACAGAAAAAGGCGAGGAAATAAAAAGCGCACTACTACATCACGGTATACGCGGGGTGACAATGGTAGACGCTGTCGGCGGCTATACAAACCATAAGAAAAAAATGATTTACACTGTCGTGACTCGCTATGAGTTAGGCGAAATGAAACGTATTATCCGTCAAGTGGATAACAAAGCATTTATGAACATTACTGAAACAGTTGAAATTGTCGGCCGTTTCAAACGTATATAAAAAAGGGTAATAAATTAAAGGGCATAACATATTAGTCATATATAATATGTTATGCCCTTTGTTATTCAACTAACGCACCTTTTAGCATAATAAAATCACTAAGTTTATTACTACAAATCGGAGGATAGCATTCCATATACAATACTATCTGTCCATTCATCCTTATTCCAAAAATCTTGTATGAAATGTGCTTCCTTTCTCATGCCTATTCGTTCACACAATTTTTGTGAAGCTGTATTACGTGCATCAAGATTAGCCTGTATACGATGTACATTACATTCATTAAATAATTTCAATACTAAACTACTTACTGCTTCTGTTGCCAAACCTCTCCCAGCTACTTCATTTGAAAAACTATAACCAATCTCAACAGTGTCTTTCATATTTGTGTACCATACGGATAAATCACCAACTACTTTAGCCTTATATATAACTGCCAAACTTAATATTGATTCTTTAGTAAGTACATTATTTGCTAGCTTCTTATTAAATCTTTTCTGCATGTCTTCATGAGTCCACTTATTATGTAATAGGAACTTACATGTATCATCACTATTATAAATAGCAAATACATCCTGTAAATCAGTACTCTTAAAAGGTCTAATTATTAATCTTTCTGTTGTGAACTCCAAGTTAGCTCTCCTCCCTTACATTCATGCTATAAAACATTTTTTATAGTATTTAAGCCTCATTCTTAGATCTCACCTTAATTACATATTTCATCATAATAAATTAAAGTCCTTCTTCCACTAAACTGCACCGTTAATGGTATTTCCTTGCGCTTTTTATTTTTTACACTTATTACAAAATCAGATAATTCTATTATTATGTCCCTAAATGTGTTATAATGAAAGCAGACTCACAAAAAAAGAGTATATAGACTTGGAAGTTTCTCTTATTTTACAAGCAAAAAGAAACGAGCAGTCGGGTATATTTCAGACACCATACACGTAACGGTTTAAACAACCGATCATCTTAGTTACTCTTCAATGATCTTTTTATAAAAAGATACGTACAATTAAAACTCACTTCAATATACTATACCTACCTTTTTGACTTCCAAATCATCTTATTACATAGGGAGATGAACATATGAATCAATATATACGATATACAATAGCTGTCCTGTTTGCTATTATCGGCGGAACAATCTGCTTCTGGACAAACACTCAGCTTGGAGAGAATATCATTTTTAATGGAATCGAAACACTTGTAAGCGCTTCAATTTTAGGCGGATACATTTACTTCCTCTTCAATCCAGAAGAAAATGCTCAAAAAACAATGTTATTAACAATGATCGGAATCGTTGGTGGATGTATTTCCTACTCAATGACAAACTATACATTACCACTTCAATTAAGCTCAGCTTTCTTCCACGGTCTATGGACTTGGTTCATTGCATTCTGCTTAGCAGACGTATTCAACCTATTACAAGACAATGAAGAAGATAGCGGTCGCCAAATTGAAAGTAACTCTTAAGCTGGAAGGAATTCTTCCAGCTTTTTTATGTTGGTTTGCATACCCCGGTTAGTATCTACCGTAATATATCAGCGATTCTCCAAATATATCGGCGATTTCTCCACTTATATCAGCGATTTTTTCATTATATCGACGGTTCGACACATTATATCGACTTACCGACAATTTTCGGCAACCTATTTATGCTCTATACCCCGTCACCACAATAAAAAGAAGCTACCCAACGGCAACTTCTTTTCCACATACCCCACTTCGTATTCACTTAAATATATCAACGATTTTTCAAATATATCGATCGTTTCTCCACTTATATCAACGATTCGGCACAAAATATCGTTTTAACGACAATCTTCGACACTCGAAACGTACAACATACCCTATCCCCCAAGCAACTTACTGCCGAACTCTACGATTAAAAAGATAATTAATAGGATCGCGAGTATCTTTAATGCTACATATGCCACTTTAAAAACAACATAAATGAGCAAGACTATCAAAATAATTGATAAAATTTCCATATTTACTTCCTCCAAGCTGCGCTCTTCTTATCTTATTTTACTCGCCCTAGGCTGTTTATGGAACGGCATAAGATGACATAGAAAAAAGAGGATACCTCACCCATCGTAAGATACTCTCTTCTTTAGCTGCTCAAACCATTCTCTCTCTAATTGTAAATATCCCATTTCACTCTTCTCGGCGCTCTTTAATTCTTTATCAGCTTTCCTCATATAAGTACGGGATGCTTCCATATCGCCCTCTAAATATTTAATAATTCCTTTTGTACGGTAATATCCGTTTAGATCCATTTTTGTAATGGCCTTTGCATGTTCCTTTGCTTCTTGCAAAGAAAGACTATCCATCTCATAAAGTGCTTTATATAAAAGGTACCAACTATGAAAACTACTAACGAAAAACTTATTTTCTTTCGTTACAGGTAGTTGAACAATTCGTTCTATATGCGGTATCGCTCTTTCCATTCCCTCTTGATCTGCACGAGCAAAAAAGACAAGCATAAGCCTACTCATTATCTCTCTTATCTCTTTATTCTCTTTTATTTTCTCCTCACTAAGTTCTACTAATCTTTCATCCCAATCTTTCGGTCTTTTATAACTAAATAACTCACTCGATATTTGAATCTCATATAAATGATTTCTAGCTCTTTCATCATCTTTAATTAAAATAAGAAATTGCATCCCATCACTCATAAGCGTTCCTTTTATCGGCACAATTGTAACCGCAAAGATTGCAAAATGGAAAAAGGAAAAATATAAAAGATATTGATAATAACTTACCATGTATATGTAACCAAAAGTAATACCAAATAGTAAATTCGTAATCGGTCCACCTAAAGTGAGCCAAGCCCATTTTTTCGAAAGATTCGGTGTCTCTATAGAAGGTGGTACTAGTGTTGCAACGCCTCCAAAGTACGCCCATAATTTATTTTCTCGAATGCGTAATTTTCCTTTTTCTTTTTGAATAGTAATGGGTCCTACTGTTATAAATTTAAATGTCAAACCACCTATTACACCAAATACTACATGTCCTAGCTCATGAATGGCTAACACTAACAATGCAATTCCAACTATTGTCCACAGGTTCAAAATTACTTCTAATTTCCCAGTTCGGATTACTCCGTATAAAATGGACAGAATTAGCGCCACTGTCATTGAGCCAGCTGGCCTTCTTAAAATATCCACCTTTTTCTCCCCTTAATAAATCATTTTTCTCTGCATTTCGTACATGAACTTCCCGAGATGCAATATCCAAATAAATGAGATTAAACCAATTAACACAAAATCGATATC
This genomic interval from Bacillus thuringiensis contains the following:
- a CDS encoding MFS transporter yields the protein MGKDLNFRVYILAIAAFVVGTVELIIGGTLDLVANDLGVSISAAGQLITIFSVVFALSGPVLLAVTGKFERKTLYVGALSIFLIGNIISAFSVNYGMLMFSRVICAASGSLIIALSVTLASSVVEPHFRARAIGIIFMGISGSLVLGVPLGLVLGNAYGWRAPFVLISILTVMAIACISLFLTKVPPTSVLSIKEQLATLKDKKIVSAQLTSFLFLTGHLTLYAYLTPFLKDVMHVEANWISVFYFIFGIAAVIGGGFGGWLADKWGSKKSIISIIIVFACAIFMLPLMTFSFPLFIIMMGLWSMLSWAISPAQQNYLIEIAPESAGIQQGLNNSALHLGIALGSTVGGVVIEKSSVIYNAWVGGGFIILALLCAIFSITRGRSTQFAKEESIV
- a CDS encoding APC family permease: MHHDEKNKIGLTVALSIVVGTIIGSGVFMKPGSVLDYSGSSNMAILAWVIGGLLTLASGLTVAEIGAQIPKNGGLYTYLEEIYGSFWGYLSGWMQTIVYGPAIIGTLGLYFSSLMINFFYLDKAWNLPIAIGTVVFLGVVNSMGTKYGGIVQTITTIGKMIPIVLIVVLGFWKGNSDIFNVVVPISENQSIGMAILATLFAYDGWILLASIGGEMKNPTKLLPKAMTVGILIVTAAYVLINLALLNVLPAAKIVDLGENATATAAGMLLGEYGGKIISIGIIVSIFGCLNGKILTFPRIPMSMAERGQLPFAKFIAKESPRFKTPANAITVEIILGIILMIISDPNKLSEISVFIIYIFYVMTFIGVFILRKRNKNKERAYSVPLFPIVPIVAILGSLFVIGSAIINDPVSCFLSIGIVFTGLPVYWYLNKKKETE
- the yidC gene encoding membrane protein insertase YidC, with protein sequence MLKSYRAVLVSLSLLLVFVLSGCSNAAPIDAHSTGIWDHYFVYPISFMIQFVAHHISGASFGIAIIIMTLVIRSAMIPLAVSQYRSQAKMKKMQPELQKLKKKYGDVSKDLEKQKQYQKEMSELMKSGGWNPLAGCWPIFIQMPIFSALYYAISRTEEIRTSSFLWVNLGHADPYHILPIIAALTTFIQMKVFQSNITPGEQVQMLKMQQIMMPAMILFMGFAAPSGLVLYWITGNLFTMTQTIVLRKIMEREELQLQKA
- a CDS encoding YitT family protein, with amino-acid sequence MGQLGDADYVPDTAFLSFPAAKTFHLEFIIQLVVIFIASILYAISMNMFFIPHNMISGGFAGVGMIIGYLMHYNIGALIFLLNIPLLILSHFYLGKKTTFLTAYFVAVSSLAMNIIPVHQVSDDILLSSVFGGVICGAASGIIFRFASSTGGFDVVGLIVAKYRDVSIGAIIFVFNLILLVAAGFIFGWDITLYTLISRFVVSKVIDAVHTKHIKLTIMTITEKGEEIKSALLHHGIRGVTMVDAVGGYTNHKKKMIYTVVTRYELGEMKRIIRQVDNKAFMNITETVEIVGRFKRI
- a CDS encoding GNAT family N-acetyltransferase, whose amino-acid sequence is MEFTTERLIIRPFKSTDLQDVFAIYNSDDTCKFLLHNKWTHEDMQKRFNKKLANNVLTKESILSLAVIYKAKVVGDLSVWYTNMKDTVEIGYSFSNEVAGRGLATEAVSSLVLKLFNECNVHRIQANLDARNTASQKLCERIGMRKEAHFIQDFWNKDEWTDSIVYGMLSSDL
- a CDS encoding DUF3938 domain-containing protein is translated as MNQYIRYTIAVLFAIIGGTICFWTNTQLGENIIFNGIETLVSASILGGYIYFLFNPEENAQKTMLLTMIGIVGGCISYSMTNYTLPLQLSSAFFHGLWTWFIAFCLADVFNLLQDNEEDSGRQIESNS
- a CDS encoding DUF3985 family protein, producing the protein MEILSIILIVLLIYVVFKVAYVALKILAILLIIFLIVEFGSKLLGG
- a CDS encoding site-2 protease family protein, whose protein sequence is MTVALILSILYGVIRTGKLEVILNLWTIVGIALLVLAIHELGHVVFGVIGGLTFKFITVGPITIQKEKGKLRIRENKLWAYFGGVATLVPPSIETPNLSKKWAWLTLGGPITNLLFGITFGYIYMVSYYQYLLYFSFFHFAIFAVTIVPIKGTLMSDGMQFLILIKDDERARNHLYEIQISSELFSYKRPKDWDERLVELSEEKIKENKEIREIMSRLMLVFFARADQEGMERAIPHIERIVQLPVTKENKFFVSSFHSWYLLYKALYEMDSLSLQEAKEHAKAITKMDLNGYYRTKGIIKYLEGDMEASRTYMRKADKELKSAEKSEMGYLQLEREWFEQLKKRVSYDG